Genomic segment of Colletotrichum destructivum chromosome 5, complete sequence:
tgGAGCCAGCGgcgggtggcggcgggcgagatgAGGCGGGAGCTGAGCATGGCGTGGCCGGCGCGTGCGAGGTCTGCGGCGGTGGAGAGCATGGAAAGGGCACTTCCCAGAGGGTCAGCCGTCCATTGTGgatagaaggaggaggattaCTGTGTATGCTTACCCTGGCTCCCCGATAGCAGAGCCATTTAAGTCCTGGGCGAAGACCTGCGTGTTCTCCGCCAGCGTCAGAAGGCCGCTGTTCGCCATGCCGAGAGGCTCGAAGAGCCCGGTTGACAGGACCTGGTCGAGCGTCCTGTTGCCACTCTGGGCTTCTAAGGCCAGCGCTAGAAGTTGGAACGCAGCGTTGGAGATGACGGGTGTAGTGTCCGGCAAGAAAAGGGGGGCTTGGCCGCCAATATTTTGTATGAAATCCGCACGGGGGCAAGGCTGACTGAGAATGCATGCGTGGGCTAAGCGACGACCGTCAGCAACACTTAACGGAGTCGCGGGTGTTGTTGACTTTGGGAGCAACTTACAGTCCCTAGCAAGCCCAGACATATGACCGGCCAGCGCACCGACGGTGATATCGTCCCATTCCACAGCTAGATCGGCCGCAGACGCGTCGTTGAGCTCCGGCAAGAATACGGTGATGGATGTATCCCAGTGCCCATCCCCGACTTCCACGAGCCACGAGTAGACAGTGAACAGCTGGGTGAGGGTGCCCAGCGGGAAAATCGTGTTTGCGTCGACAGTGGAGTTTTTTGTTGCTTTGGGGGCCGTGTAGTGGTACTCGAAGAAGATagggtcgtcgtcggtggtTTCGGAGCCGGAGAACAATACCACTGAGAAGGACGTGGTGTTGGGCGTGATCGCGCCAAAGTCTTCAGAGCCGTTCGATTCGATGAGGTGATCGAAGAGCGATGTGAAATCTGCCGCGAAGGACTTGACCGtctcggcttctttgctgaTCGTCAGTGCCGGGTAATAGGCTCTCAGCAGTGGACAAGGCTGGTACGGCGGAGTGTCTGCCACGGCCGTAGGCGTCAAGGACATCAAGGCCACAGCTGAAGCGAGGGGGAGTGTCTGGCGCATGTTTGTGGAAGATACGGGCACtggtggtgggagggagTTGTTATGACTTCGGGTTAGATGTTGAGATGGTTGAGTGTATCATGGCAGTGAAGTTGCGGTCTGTCTTATATACCGCGATGAAACATTGGCAATGATGTGAAGCTTTCGCCTATGCTTCCGAGTGCAAGTACACCCAACTACGGACACGGAATCAGAATCCTACACCCAGTTCCATTAAAACCGGGCATTGAAGACATCGTCTTGTGAACCCTTGGGGCGATCTCTCAAACCGCCAACGCAGGATAGGCCTATTACATATTCCGTGCCTCGATCTTCATCCCGTGCTTGCCGCAAGGCTTTGGTCTACTGTGTTGCACGTTCCGGTGCGGAGCAGCAAGCAATGGGTTCCCGACTCCGTGCCCGAACCCGCCACCGCGGTATTGTGGCACTACATACGACGTCCGGATCCTCTCCGAAGGATCACGCTCAAAACTGCGCTCTACCACCGTCTTCGTTGCCCACCACGGGACCCCAGCCCCTGAACGGTATGAAGGATTCGGGCAGGACAGAGAGGGCGTCCATGACGTATTCCGGGTTCGAGTTCATCGCGCCCGTGTTGGGTATGATGAAGTTGTTGTGGTTGCCGCCGTACATAACGTTTCCGTCCATGGGCGCCACCGCGTGCGAGAACACCGAAGGCGCGACTGAATAATCCAAGATCTGGCTCTGGTTCGAGAAGTCGGAGGCGGGTGTGCCCATGGTCGTGAAGCCGGCTGTGCTTGTCGGCATGGTGACATGTAAATTCTGGGGCGAGAagtcctgctgctgctgctgctgctgctgctgctgttgctgttgctcgaggaggtcggactgccgctgctgctgctccagGTAGAACTTCTCGACGCGTTTCGTACGAATGGCAAAGTGGTAGAAGCTGTCGCGATCGCCTCGGTCGTCGAGGTCTGGCGAGCTCGCGGACTCGAGTCGGAGGACGACCTGGCGGATGGTGTGCGCAATGTCCGAGAACTGCCGCAGGTGCTCCGCCATGAAGCCTATCCTCGGGTCCGCGGCCAAGAGGTCCAGCCGGGCGGCCAGCGTGAAGCCGCAATGGAGCATCACCCAGACAATGTTGGGGAAGAAGACCTCCTGGCCGGGAGGCGTGTGTAGGAGGACGCAGACGAGGGATTTGGCGGACACGATACTTTCGGACAGGCCTGCGATGAGCCGCTGCATCGGAGCGTTTTGAGGGTTGCTCAGTCCGAAGGGGGCCTCTGGCAGCGATAGCTGGTTCAAGCAGAGCTGGATCGTGTGCAGCTGGGGAACCAACAGAGCTGTATTATAGGAGTCGGTAATAGTCAGCACGGGGGGAATAAGGTCTTTGGATCCGTTCTCGTTTGTTATGGGGTGTGCTTACGGCAGTCGCTGAGGGAGAATCCCAGGCTGTTCTTGAACATGTCAACCCTTTCCTTGGCCTCCGAGACGGACGCTTGTATCTGCATGGGATCCAATGTCGACTCGTTCTTGACGACATCGTCGATGTCTTCGGCGAGCCGTTGTAGGCGAACAATGTACGGTAGGTACTGGTCGCTAGGGTACTCGGCTACTTCGGCCAGCCGGTTCGCCGTTTCTGTGATGAAACTGGACAAAGTGACTATGCGAAGTTTCTGGAGCACGATGCTCGTACTGGGGGATCATTTGTGGTCAGCTCCACGAATCGCAGCTGCGTGATGTGCCTGGAAAAAAGTCTCACCAAGATGAAAGATAGTACGTCCCGAGGAAAGTCCTCTGTTCGTCCAAAGATTCGACATTGTCATGCGGCGCACTCATCCCCTCCACGTTCCAACGCCGAGGGTTCTTTGGTCTGTCTAGGCGCAAGTCGGAGACAATGCTAGTCGCCAGGTGAAGATGCTGCGAGTATCTCTTGGGTCTGGGCTGGAAATGGGCCCTGGAAGATGAGGTTAGTAATTATTGGCAACACAACGTGCAACAGACACACTGAGAAGGGCGGAGTCCCATTACCAGGCGAGGTGGACGAGCAGCCCCTGGAGCACATCTAAACAGGTAAAGTTCCCTGCTACCAGGCGTGCGGCGACGAGTTCGTTGAACATCTGGCCCAGCGCTCTCTGAAGCCGGACATCGTCGTgcgacgcggcggcgaggagcgcCAGACACAGTGCCGGCCTTGTCTTTCTCAGAGCACTCACGTGCACCGAATTGGCAATGATGACGAAGGGGAAATGGGGCGTCAGTTTCTTGCGGAACCTATCAAGAAGCTCCTGGCCCCGCTCGAGAGACAGCTGGCCGGCTTGGAAGGGGTCGTGAGGGCCGTTGCCGTtaccgctgccgctgccaagGTCGGCCTGGCGGGACTGAGACCCTGGGTCGCCTGCAGCTGAgccggaagaggaggccggatgcggtggcggtggcggcgtccgGCTCTGGTCGGAGGTGATACTCTCGGAGACCGGCGGGCTCTCGGTGACGCTCGGAGCAGCCGGGTGCTCCGGAACCTGGAGCAGCTTGTTGgatctttttttttaaaaCAATATTTTTGGCAATGTCAGTCTCGGCCTGGGTTCTCTCTTCCGGTATATTGTTAGACAAGCGGAGACTATTTACCTTGATCGCGGCCCCGGCGGCTTCCGgccgcgggcgacggcgtagGTGCACTCCTTGCCCAGACGGAGGCATCTATCGCAGGAGCCCGAGTCCTGGGTACGGTCACACTTGATTTTGGCATGGGCGCATATGCGACACGTCCGCAAAAGCGGGGTCGGGCTGCGTTGACGGGATTCCATTC
This window contains:
- a CDS encoding Putative beta-lactamase/transpeptidase, with the translated sequence MRQTLPLASAVALMSLTPTAVADTPPYQPCPLLRAYYPALTISKEAETVKSFAADFTSLFDHLIESNGSEDFGAITPNTTSFSVVLFSGSETTDDDPIFFEYHYTAPKATKNSTVDANTIFPLGTLTQLFTVYSWLVEVGDGHWDTSITVFLPELNDASAADLAVEWDDITVGALAGHMSGLARDCKLLPKSTTPATPLSVADGRRLAHACILSQPCPRADFIQNIGGQAPLFLPDTTPVISNAAFQLLALALEAQSGNRTLDQVLSTGLFEPLGMANSGLLTLAENTQVFAQDLNGSAIGEPGALSMLSTAADLARAGHAMLSSRLISPAATRRWLQPVADTSNLRNAIGRPWEIYHAGRQGNSSILDVFTKTGSIGHYASYFGLAPDFDAGFAILAHEAEAARGPDLNVYADIVSLAVAQLQDLAAAEMAARYAGTFVGPAGTATFTVSGDGPGLAVSRLEAGEVDLRAEIAAAAGVGLEDLDFRLYPSNVATETRHQFVAVFQDKGAPVDMGTPTCVTWQDVGALGLTFDVRVMFDLDMSGKATNVTVAGGSLSLMRVAWYPVQQQRSRWSRRYIRV
- a CDS encoding Putative zn(2)Cys(6) fungal-type DNA-binding domain-containing protein, giving the protein MESRQRSPTPLLRTCRICAHAKIKCDRTQDSGSCDRCLRLGKECTYAVARGRKPPGPRSRSNKLLQVPEHPAAPSVTESPPVSESITSDQSRTPPPPPHPASSSGSAAGDPGSQSRQADLGSGSGNGNGPHDPFQAGQLSLERGQELLDRFRKKLTPHFPFVIIANSVHVSALRKTRPALCLALLAAASHDDVRLQRALGQMFNELVAARLVAGNFTCLDVLQGLLVHLAWAHFQPRPKRYSQHLHLATSIVSDLRLDRPKNPRRWNVEGMSAPHDNVESLDEQRTFLGTYYLSSCTSIVLQKLRIVTLSSFITETANRLAEVAEYPSDQYLPYIVRLQRLAEDIDDVVKNESTLDPMQIQASVSEAKERVDMFKNSLGFSLSDCPLLVPQLHTIQLCLNQLSLPEAPFGLSNPQNAPMQRLIAGLSESIVSAKSLVCVLLHTPPGQEVFFPNIVWVMLHCGFTLAARLDLLAADPRIGFMAEHLRQFSDIAHTIRQVVLRLESASSPDLDDRGDRDSFYHFAIRTKRVEKFYLEQQQRQSDLLEQQQQQQQQQQQQQDFSPQNLHVTMPTSTAGFTTMGTPASDFSNQSQILDYSVAPSVFSHAVAPMDGNVMYGGNHNNFIIPNTGAMNSNPEYVMDALSVLPESFIPFRGWGPVVGNEDGGRAQF